Sequence from the Amycolatopsis sp. NBC_00345 genome:
TCGGGTTCAGGGTGGTGGACGGCGCGGCGGCGGCCTGCTGGGCGACCGCCGGCTGGGGCTGGTCCGTGGACTGAGGCTCGGCCGGAGCGGCGGTGCTGGGCGGCGTCGAGACGGCGTTCGCCGGTGGTGCGGCCGCGCCCGTGCGGGTGGGCGCCGCGGCTGTGCGCTTCGAAGTGGGTGCGGCGGCCGTGGTCCGGGCCGGAGCCGGCCGGGCGGGCGTGGGGGCGGGCTGGACGACGGCCTGGGCGCGCATGTCGGGGTGCACCGAGCAGTAGTAGGCGTAGGTGCCGGCCGTCCGGAAGGTGTAGCTCCAGCTTTGCCCCTGTGACAGCAGCGGGCTGCGGAACGCGACGGGCGCGCTGGTCGTGACGACGTCGTGCGGGGCGGTGTCGTGCTGGATCCAGGTGACGGTGTCGCCGGCCTGCACGGTCAATGACGCCGGGGTGAAGGCGTAGTCCTGCATCATCACGGTCTGGGTCGCCGCGGTCGCGGGCGGCGCGACGGGGCCGGCGAGGACGAGGAGGACGGCAGCGGCGAGCAGGGCGAGGAGACGGTTCATCGGACGAACTCCGCGGCGAACTCGACGCGGATCGGCCGGCGGGCGAGGAGCCGGACGATCGGGTTTCCCGTCCTGAGTGGACGGCGCGGTGGTGGCAGGGTCCCGCGCAGCCAAAGGATGACGTGGCCGCGCTCGGGGTGCCGCAGCTCGCCGTCGAGGACGAGGTCGCGGGCCGAGTCGCCGATGGCCACGCGGCCGGTGATGTGCACGCCGTCCTGGATCCGGACCTCGTCGCTGGTGAAACCGAGGCTGGGCGATTCCCCGGCGCACAGGCCACCTTGGCCCGTCACCACCTTGGCCGGTAAGGGAAAGGGTGTCCGGAGTGACGCGGTGGCGAGCTCGACGGCCAGGGTGGCGCCCTCGGCGCTCACGGTGAACACCGCGTGGTCCACGGTCAGCCGGGCGTGGGGCCACCGGATCCCGAACAGCCGCGTCGTCAGCTCGGTCACGCACCGGCCGGGCCGGACGGTGTAGCGGCCGTCGATGTCCATAGAGGACGGATCGGCGAGCGCGAGATCGCCTGCCGCGGGCAGGAACCGGGTTTCGGCGGGCACAAAGTCCTCCGGGGGAGTGGTGGGCGGTCCGGGGCGGGTCGTCGGGGTGGCCCGCCCCGGACCGGGTCGTCAGGCGGTGGTCAGCAACTGGCCTGGTCGAGCAGCGGGGTCAGGACGCTTTCGAGCCAGACGGTGTGGGTCTTGATGTACTGGTCGAGGTTGAGCAGGTCCGTCACCTGCTGGCCGAGGGACTCTTCGAGGTGCGCGCTCTTGATGTGCGCGATGATCGGCGCGAGGGTGTCGGTGACGACCTTGTCGGCCGACCCGTCCAGCACCGGTGCGAGCACGGTCTCGAGCCAGACGGCGTGGGTCTTGATGTACTGGTCGAGGTCGAGGATGTCCTGCACCTGCTGGCCGGGCGAGGTCTCCAGGTGCGCGGCCTTGATGTGGTCGATGATCGGCTGCAGCACGGCCTTGGGCACGCAGTCGCCGGCGGCCGGCGGGGTGTCCGACGGCATCGGCATCGAGGAGCTGGCCGGGGCCGAGGTCGGCGGGGCCGTGGGGCTCGACGGCGGCGTCGTCGAGCCGCCTTCGACGGTCACGGTGGCCTTCATGTCCGGGTGGATCGCGCAGTAGTAGGAGTAGGTGCCGGCCTTGGTGAAGGTGTGCGAGTAGGTGCCGCCCGTCTGCAGCGTCGGGGAGGTGAACTTCTCCGGGCCGTCGGTGACGACGACGTTGTGCGGCGCGGTGTCGTGGTTGGTCCACGTCACCGTGTCGCCGACGTCGACGGTCAGGGTGGCCGGGGAGAATTTGTAGCCCATCATCTCGACCGACTTCGCTGACGCCGCAGCAGGAGCCGCCGCCGCGTCGGCCTGTTCCTGGCTGAGGCCTTGGTAAAGCGGCACGGCCAGCGGGCTCTGCGCGGAGAGCGCCGCCAGGTCGACGGCGGTGGTGGCCGGCCCGGCCGCCGGTGCCGGCTGCCCCGTGCGCATGGTCGTGAGGCTCACCATGGCCAGCGCCAGTGCGACGACCGCGACCGCGATCGGCCACCGACGCCGACGGGCCACCGCGGGCGGGGCGTCGGGCCGCGATCCGGTGGCGGCAGAGGGGGATTCGGGGTTGTCCATCAAGGGTTTCCCTTCCGGAGTGGAACGTTCACCGACCGGGGCTGGCGGTGACGAGGAGGCTCGCCGCGAACAGCACCACCACGACGAGCGTGGTTTCCGCGGCGACGGAGTAGACGAACGGGCGCACCGTGGCGGCGTCGCCGCGCAGCACCACGGCGAAGTCGAGCCGCCGGGCGACCCAGCTTTTGCTGCCCTGCGCGATCAGCAGCACCACGGCGAGCACCGCGAGCTTGACCAGCAGCACCCGGCCGTAGCCGGTGGTGAACAGCCGGCCGACGTCGCCGAGCGTCTGCAGCGCCAGCACACTTCCGGCGACGATGACCAGGAGCACGGAGGCCATCGCGAGTTTCGAGTAACGGGGCACGACGGCGGCCAGCTCACCGGGTTCGCGCCGCGGCAGCACCCCGAACAGCAGCATCGCGAGCCCGCCGATCCAGGCGCAGATCCCGGCCAGGTGCCCGAAATCCGCCAGCTGGCTCAGCAGCGGGTGCGCGCTCTCGGCCGAGTGCCCGGTCAGCCCCGTGGTGCGCAGCAGCCCGATCGAGACGGCTCCCGCGCCGACCCGCCACGCCGTCGACGTCGCGGCTCGCCGGCCCCGCTGCAGCAGATCGGCGAGGACCACCCCGCCGAGCACCCAGAGCAGCGCCTTCGAGAACCAGATCCGGCCGAACTGGCTGGTCAGAACCTGCCCGAGCAGATCGGGGTCGAACAGGTCCGCGGGCGAGCGCTGCGTCACCCAGACGCCCTGCAGGCCCAGTCCGGCGATTGTCCCTGCCAGGCCGAGGATCCAGCCCGTCACGAGCACGCCACGCGCCCGGCGCTGCTCACCGCCGCCCGGCCACAGCAAGGCGAGGAAGAACAGCCCGCCGATGAACAGGGCCATGCCGGCGTAGTCGACGCAGCGCGCGAGGACGTACAACGCCTTGGCGGAAGTGAGGTCCACGGGCTCAGCCCCCGCTGGCCGGGGTCGCCGGGGTGGGCTGGATGCCGGGAAGCACCGCGGGGGCCGTCGCGGGCTGCCCCGGGGTTTCGGGCTGCGGCCGGCACGAGCCCAGGATCGCGGCGAGGATCCCGTCCGGACCGGTCAGCCCGGCACCCGCGGTAAGGTCGCCGACGAGGGGCAGGCCGCTCGCCGTGTCGAGCACCGGCTGCGCCAGCCCGGGTTGACAGTCCGGGACCGGGTTTCCTGGTGGCGTAGGCGTTCCCGTGCCCGGGTCCGGCGGAGGTGCTTCCGTGCCGGGCGGCACGGAGCCGGTGGTCGGCGGGGCCGGCTCGGCCGACGGCGTGTCGGCGACCGGGCCGGTGGCCGGGAACCCGTCGGCCGGTGGCGCGCCGACGTCCGGCATGGCGGGCATCGGCTGGACGTCATTCGCCGGGGGCAACTGGCCTGCCGGCAGGGGTTGCCGCGCCGGTTCCTGTGGTGCGGCCGGGGTCTGCGGCGGGCCGCCGGCCGTCACCGAGGTGCCCGCACCGGCCGGCGTGGTCTTCAGGCCGAGGCCGGAGGCATAACCCACCACCACGACGACCGCACCGGCCAGGCAGGCCGCGACCACGTGATCACGCTGGAAAGCGCGCCCTCGAGAAGCCGACACAAGCAATTCCTTCCAGACGTGGCCGCGCTCGGGCACCCGGAATGAGAAGGGATGGGGGAGCGGGGACCGGGGCGCCGGCGGGAACCTTCTTCCGGCGTCTTTCGTTGAAAGCTGTGGATCGCGATGAGTGAGCAGGAAACCAGTCCCCGCGTTTCCGGTGATGATCTGTTCGTGACGCGCAGGTAAAGTCGATCGTCCCGGCGCGCGGCCCAGTGGTGAGATCCCCAGTGCCCGCTGCCGTGGTGAGAACAAGTTAACCTCTTCGTTTCGCCGCGGACGTGCACCCGGCGATCGGCCACCGGCACCATCGGCCCCCGACCTTCATCCCGTCCCAGAGGCAGGGTTCATGCGATTGGGCAACCGTGTTTCCGCCGTGCCGCGAAATAGGCTCCTTGTCGGCCTTTTCCGGATTTCGCAGATAGTGGTAGCTGTGGTTTTCGGAATTCTCGTGCTGGCTACTCCGGCTAATGCGCACAGCTTCCTGGTGTCGAGTACGCCGGTGAACGATTCGTCGATCGCGAACGCCCCGGCGGAAATCGTGCTGGAGTTCAACGAACCCCTCGACACCGGGTTCACCGAACTGGCCGTGCTCGGCCCGGACGGCAGCTCGCACTGGGAAGGCGGCAAGCCCTCGATCACCGGCCCGGACCTGTCCGCACCCCTCGCGCGGCTCGGGCCGGCCGGGAAGTACACAGTTCAGTACCGCGTCGTCTCCGCGGACGGCCACCCGGTGTCCGGCTCACTCGCCTTCACCCTGACCCAGCCCGGCCCGGGCTCCGCGGTTCCCGCGGTCCCGGCCTCGGCCCCGCCGGGCACTCCCGTGGCGGCGGCGCAGATGGCGGCACCGTCGGCGACCGGCGGCGAGGTGCCCGTGTGGGTGTGGATCGCCGCGGCCGTGGTGCTGCTGATCGCCGGTGCACTGGTCGCCGCCCGCATCGGCCGCGGGCCGGACCGCCCCGGGTCGTAGCCTTTGTCCACAACGGACCGCCCCGGTCCGTGAAGGAATGGGCCCCGGGCGTTGTGATCGCGTGAAGACGGGCCGTGGAATCGGGATTCGCGCTGGGCGTTCGGCAGAGTGATCGGTATGCGAGACGCTTACCACGACCAGCTCGACCTGCTCGGTGGTCGGCTGCTGGGGATGACCCGGCTGGTCGGCGAGGCCATGGACCAAGCCGGCTTCGCGCTGTCGGAAACCGACGCCGAACTGGCCGCCGAGGTGATCGCCGGTGGTGCCCGGCTGAGTCGCGCCCGCCAGGAGGCGGAGGAGCACGCGTACGCGATCTTGGCGTTGCAGTCGCCGGTGGCCACGGATCTGCGGGTCGTGCTGGCCGCGACCCAGGCGGTGGGGGAGCTGGACCGGATGGGGCGCTTGGCTGTGCACGTGGCCGAGGCCGTCCGGCGGCGGTATCCCGAGCCGGTGGTGCCCGCGGTGCTGATCCCGCGCTTCGTCGAGATGGGCCGGATCGCGGTGTGGCTGGCGGTGATGGCCGGGAAGGCGATCGAAACCCGGGACGTGACGCTGGCCCGGACGCTGGTGAGCGTCGACGACGACATGGACGATCTGCACCGGACGTTGTTCACGGTGATCGACTACCAGGATTGGGCGTACGGCCCGGCCACCGCGGTCGACGTCGCCCTGCTGAGCCGGTACTACGAACGCTTCGCCGACCACGCAGTGTCGCTCGCCCGCCAGACGACGTTTGTCGTCACCGGCAGGCCGGATCGGGCGGAGACGGTGCCGGGGCAGACCCGGGTGCCGGCGGACACGCGGGTCGGCTAGGGGCGCCGGACTGCCTCAGGCGAGCGGGCGGCCGTAGAGGCAGATCTCGTAGAGCGTGGTCCACACCTCGATATCGGACAGCAGATCGGCGACCCGCCGCCCGCCGCCGGTGAGCGCGTATCGGGTGTCCTCGCGGGGGCGGTGGTCCCAGCTCCCGGGCCGGTTTTGGCGGACCGCTCCTTCCGCGGCCAGCACGCGCAGGATCCGGCTGAGCCGCCGCCGGGACAGGTGCACGTCGCCGCGCAGTTCGGTGAACGACCGGGATGCGACGGTGAGTGCGTCGATCACCTCGACGGCGTGGCGGTGCGTCACCACGCGCAGCAACCGCGTCACCAGTTCGGTTTCGCGTGGCACGGATCGCCTCCTCGGCTTCGTCCTCCGCCGGGTGACGCTAGGCGGAAACCGTGCGGGGGAAGCACTTCCGGGGAGAGCTTTGACGAGATTCTGACGCGCTGGTGCCGCGCGGCCTCGTTCACTCCGTCGAGTACGGTGTGGACGGCGCGCCGGGAAGTCTGGTCGGCAAACGGCTCGACTGTGGAGGATCGCCGGTATGCGCAGTGTCGAGACAGTGTTGTTCCTCGTGGTCATCGCGACAGTGGTGGCCACCTTCGCGCGGCGCCTGCGCATTCCCGCCCCGTCGCTGCTGGTCGTCGTCGGGGTCGGGGTCGGGCTGCTGCCCGGCGTGCCGGCGGTGGAGGTCTCACCCGAGATCATCAGCCTGGTCGTGCTGCCGCCGTTGTTGTTCGCCGCGGGCGAGGAGCTGCCGCTGCGGGACCTGAAGGCGGTGTGGCGGCCGGTCACGGTGCTGTCGGTGGGGCTGGTGCTGGCGTCGGCTGGCGCGGTCGCGGCGGTGGTCGTCGCGATCACGCCGTTGCCGTGGGAGATGGCGTTCGTGCTCGGCGCGGTGCTGGCGAGCACCGACCCGGTGGCCGTCACCGCGCTGGGGCGCCGGCTCGCGTTGCCGCCGCGAGTGCAGGCCTTGGTGCAGGCCGAAAGCCTGTTCAACGACGCCACCAGCCTGCTGCTGTTCAAGGTCGCGCTCACCGTCGCGGTCAGCGCCGGCGCGTTGTCCTGGGGGCACACGTTGTCCCAGTTCGCGCTGCTCGCCGGGGGCGGCCTGGCCGCGGGCGCGCTCGTGGCGGCGGGCGCGTTCCTGGTCCGGCGGCGCACCGAGGACCCGGTGCTGGAGACCGTGGTCGCGCTGGTGACGCCGTATGCCGCTTATGTGCTCGCGGAGTCCGTGCAGGCGTCCGGGGTGACCGCGGTGGTCGTGGCGAGCGTCATCCTCGGCACGCTGTCGGACCGGGTCACCACCGCGCGGATCCGGCTGCAGCTGGGCGCGGTGTACGCGACGGTGGTGTTCCTGCTCGAGAGCGTGGTGTTCGGCCTGATCGGGCTGCAGCTGCCCACCTTGGTCCGCGGGCTCGACGGCGAGGGCGGCCAGTGGCTGTGGCAGGCGGCGGCGCTGGCCGCGACCGCCGTCGTGGTCCGGCTGCTGTGGGTGTTCCCGCTCTCGGCGATCGTGCAGCGCCGCAGCGGGGTCCGGCGCCCGTCGTGGCAGGTGCCCGCGGTGGTGTCCTGGGCAGGCGCGCGGGGAGTGGTCCCGCTGGCGGCGGCCCTGTCGATTCCGCTGGTCACCAGCGCGGGTGTGCCGCTAGAGCGGCGTGACCTCGTGGTGCTGCTGACCGCGGCGGTCATCGTGCTGACCCTGGTCGTGCAGGGCTTCACCCTCGCGCCGCTGGTCCGCCGCACGGGGATCGCGCTCACCCCGGACCACGTCCGCCGGGAGCACGAGTCCGCGCGGCTGGCGCTGGCCCGGGCGGCGCTCGCGCACCTGGACGTGCTCAGCGAGAGCGAAGCCGTCCAGCAGGTCGTGCTCGCCCAGCTGCGTGACCGCTGGCAGGGCCGGATCGACCGGATCGAAGAAGACGAGCCGTCCAGCGACTCGGTGTCGGCGGCCTACCGCCGTCTGCGGCGGGACCTGCTGCTGGTCGAGGGAGCGGAGCTGACGCGGCTCTACGAATCGGGCGAGATCACCGACGCCACCCGGCGGCGCATCCAGCGCACGCTCGACCTCGAGTTCGCCGGGCTCGACGAGCCGTAATTCGGCATCC
This genomic interval carries:
- a CDS encoding cupredoxin domain-containing protein, which encodes MNRLLALLAAAVLLVLAGPVAPPATAATQTVMMQDYAFTPASLTVQAGDTVTWIQHDTAPHDVVTTSAPVAFRSPLLSQGQSWSYTFRTAGTYAYYCSVHPDMRAQAVVQPAPTPARPAPARTTAAAPTSKRTAAAPTRTGAAAPPANAVSTPPSTAAPAEPQSTDQPQPAVAQQAAAAPSTTLNPMLLVAGLVTAVAIGCLLALTSRKA
- a CDS encoding cupredoxin domain-containing protein, with protein sequence MDNPESPSAATGSRPDAPPAVARRRRWPIAVAVVALALAMVSLTTMRTGQPAPAAGPATTAVDLAALSAQSPLAVPLYQGLSQEQADAAAAPAAASAKSVEMMGYKFSPATLTVDVGDTVTWTNHDTAPHNVVVTDGPEKFTSPTLQTGGTYSHTFTKAGTYSYYCAIHPDMKATVTVEGGSTTPPSSPTAPPTSAPASSSMPMPSDTPPAAGDCVPKAVLQPIIDHIKAAHLETSPGQQVQDILDLDQYIKTHAVWLETVLAPVLDGSADKVVTDTLAPIIAHIKSAHLEESLGQQVTDLLNLDQYIKTHTVWLESVLTPLLDQASC
- a CDS encoding copper resistance D family protein, with product MDLTSAKALYVLARCVDYAGMALFIGGLFFLALLWPGGGEQRRARGVLVTGWILGLAGTIAGLGLQGVWVTQRSPADLFDPDLLGQVLTSQFGRIWFSKALLWVLGGVVLADLLQRGRRAATSTAWRVGAGAVSIGLLRTTGLTGHSAESAHPLLSQLADFGHLAGICAWIGGLAMLLFGVLPRREPGELAAVVPRYSKLAMASVLLVIVAGSVLALQTLGDVGRLFTTGYGRVLLVKLAVLAVVLLIAQGSKSWVARRLDFAVVLRGDAATVRPFVYSVAAETTLVVVVLFAASLLVTASPGR
- a CDS encoding copper resistance CopC family protein, giving the protein MRLGNRVSAVPRNRLLVGLFRISQIVVAVVFGILVLATPANAHSFLVSSTPVNDSSIANAPAEIVLEFNEPLDTGFTELAVLGPDGSSHWEGGKPSITGPDLSAPLARLGPAGKYTVQYRVVSADGHPVSGSLAFTLTQPGPGSAVPAVPASAPPGTPVAAAQMAAPSATGGEVPVWVWIAAAVVLLIAGALVAARIGRGPDRPGS
- the phoU gene encoding phosphate signaling complex protein PhoU; the protein is MRDAYHDQLDLLGGRLLGMTRLVGEAMDQAGFALSETDAELAAEVIAGGARLSRARQEAEEHAYAILALQSPVATDLRVVLAATQAVGELDRMGRLAVHVAEAVRRRYPEPVVPAVLIPRFVEMGRIAVWLAVMAGKAIETRDVTLARTLVSVDDDMDDLHRTLFTVIDYQDWAYGPATAVDVALLSRYYERFADHAVSLARQTTFVVTGRPDRAETVPGQTRVPADTRVG
- a CDS encoding winged helix-turn-helix transcriptional regulator; translation: MPRETELVTRLLRVVTHRHAVEVIDALTVASRSFTELRGDVHLSRRRLSRILRVLAAEGAVRQNRPGSWDHRPREDTRYALTGGGRRVADLLSDIEVWTTLYEICLYGRPLA
- a CDS encoding Na+/H+ antiporter, which translates into the protein MRSVETVLFLVVIATVVATFARRLRIPAPSLLVVVGVGVGLLPGVPAVEVSPEIISLVVLPPLLFAAGEELPLRDLKAVWRPVTVLSVGLVLASAGAVAAVVVAITPLPWEMAFVLGAVLASTDPVAVTALGRRLALPPRVQALVQAESLFNDATSLLLFKVALTVAVSAGALSWGHTLSQFALLAGGGLAAGALVAAGAFLVRRRTEDPVLETVVALVTPYAAYVLAESVQASGVTAVVVASVILGTLSDRVTTARIRLQLGAVYATVVFLLESVVFGLIGLQLPTLVRGLDGEGGQWLWQAAALAATAVVVRLLWVFPLSAIVQRRSGVRRPSWQVPAVVSWAGARGVVPLAAALSIPLVTSAGVPLERRDLVVLLTAAVIVLTLVVQGFTLAPLVRRTGIALTPDHVRREHESARLALARAALAHLDVLSESEAVQQVVLAQLRDRWQGRIDRIEEDEPSSDSVSAAYRRLRRDLLLVEGAELTRLYESGEITDATRRRIQRTLDLEFAGLDEP